Proteins encoded within one genomic window of Armatimonadota bacterium:
- the xylB gene encoding xylulokinase — MAYLLGIDIGTSGTKTLLIDESGRIVSSATDSYPLSTPKPLWAEQNPGDWWHATISTIRNVLIESKVDPAEIKAIGLTGQMHGAVFLDERNQVIRPSILWCDQRTEAECNWITEAIGKEKVVELTSNPVLTGFTAGKIIWLRNNEPENYAKVRKVLLPKDYIRFKLTGEFASDVSDASGTSLFNVRERKWADEMLDGIGIPREWMPKVYESPEITGEVTEEAAEMTGLNAGTPVVGGGGDQAAGAVGNGVVETGIISSTVGTSGVVFAFVDKPVVDPGLRVHTFCHAVPGKWHVMGVMLSAGGSLRWYRDTLADVEVAEARKRGVDPYDILSEEVASVEPGCEGLIFLPYLTGERTPYADPNARGAFFGITLRHTKRHFVRAVYEGVAYGLRDSFEILHEMQVPIKQVRASGGGARSAVWRQIQADITGMEHVTINVDEGPAFGAALLASVGIGIYPSVEEACRSTIKVVSSTHPNFKNKALYDRFYAVYRALYPALKEQFRIVSEIVKTA; from the coding sequence ATGGCTTATTTACTGGGTATTGATATCGGAACAAGCGGGACTAAAACTCTCTTAATTGATGAGTCAGGACGTATAGTTTCATCAGCAACCGATTCTTATCCACTGAGTACACCCAAACCCCTCTGGGCCGAACAAAACCCTGGGGACTGGTGGCATGCTACGATTTCAACCATCCGCAATGTTCTTATTGAATCAAAAGTTGATCCGGCTGAAATAAAAGCGATTGGGCTAACAGGACAAATGCATGGCGCAGTTTTTCTTGATGAGCGTAACCAAGTCATTCGACCTAGTATTCTCTGGTGCGATCAGCGAACTGAAGCCGAATGCAATTGGATAACCGAGGCAATCGGAAAGGAAAAGGTCGTCGAGCTTACAAGCAATCCGGTGCTTACTGGGTTTACTGCCGGAAAAATTATTTGGTTGAGAAATAATGAGCCGGAAAATTATGCAAAAGTTCGGAAAGTTTTGTTGCCGAAAGACTATATAAGGTTTAAGCTAACAGGGGAATTCGCCAGCGATGTTTCGGATGCGTCCGGTACTTCGCTTTTCAATGTTAGGGAGCGAAAATGGGCGGATGAGATGCTTGATGGGATAGGGATTCCTCGTGAATGGATGCCTAAGGTTTACGAATCGCCAGAGATTACTGGAGAAGTTACCGAGGAAGCCGCAGAGATGACTGGTCTTAATGCTGGAACACCTGTCGTAGGCGGTGGAGGTGACCAAGCTGCTGGCGCAGTCGGAAATGGTGTTGTGGAGACAGGCATAATATCTTCGACTGTTGGTACTTCAGGTGTTGTTTTCGCATTTGTCGACAAGCCTGTTGTAGACCCTGGACTAAGGGTGCACACATTTTGCCATGCTGTGCCAGGAAAATGGCATGTAATGGGTGTTATGTTATCCGCAGGGGGATCATTACGGTGGTATAGAGACACTTTAGCGGATGTCGAGGTTGCCGAAGCAAGAAAAAGAGGCGTTGACCCTTATGATATCCTTTCAGAGGAAGTTGCAAGTGTGGAACCGGGATGTGAGGGATTAATTTTTCTGCCTTATCTGACCGGAGAGCGAACACCTTATGCAGACCCTAATGCGAGAGGAGCTTTCTTTGGAATTACGCTTAGGCATACAAAACGCCATTTTGTAAGAGCTGTTTATGAAGGCGTGGCTTACGGACTTCGCGATTCTTTCGAAATTCTTCACGAAATGCAAGTACCCATAAAACAAGTGCGCGCTTCTGGTGGCGGTGCTCGGAGTGCTGTATGGCGACAAATTCAAGCTGACATAACCGGCATGGAGCATGTAACGATCAACGTAGATGAAGGTCCGGCATTTGGAGCAGCGCTTTTGGCGTCTGTTGGGATAGGAATCTATCCAAGTGTCGAAGAAGCTTGCCGAAGCACCATCAAGGTTGTCTCCTCAACACATCCAAATTTCAAAAACAAAGCACTTTATGACCGGTTCTATGCAGTTTACAGGGCGCTATATCCCGCATTGAAAGAGCAGTTTCGAATTGTGTCTGAAATAGTTAAAACAGCGTGA
- a CDS encoding ROK family protein: protein MAILGVDIGGTKTIVAIADDTCEIIAFSRISTPREQGPQKVLSDIEHALKNLIAQTGNTPSNIRAIGIGCGGPLDREKGVILTAPNLPGWDNLPLAEYFQSAFCVPVFIDNDVNLMALGEARRGAGVGVDNLAYFNIGTGIGGGIIINGKLYRGCGNAAEFGHQIILPNGPKCLCGRWGCLEALASGTSIARRTREYLMENSDSKILNYAKDIASVTAEDVAKASNDGDKLALQIWQETGEYIGLGVSNVINILNPRMVIIGGGVMKVGNLLLHQIKETVQARAMKQLVDDVVIVKGALEDQAGVIGALYLAKEEE, encoded by the coding sequence ATGGCTATTCTTGGCGTTGATATTGGTGGTACAAAAACAATAGTTGCAATTGCCGATGATACGTGTGAAATAATTGCCTTTTCGCGTATTTCAACACCTCGCGAACAGGGTCCACAAAAAGTTCTTTCTGACATTGAACATGCCCTGAAGAACCTTATTGCGCAGACAGGCAATACCCCAAGCAACATTCGAGCAATTGGTATTGGATGCGGCGGTCCACTTGATAGAGAAAAAGGCGTAATCTTGACTGCACCAAATCTTCCCGGGTGGGACAATCTTCCACTTGCAGAATACTTCCAGAGTGCCTTTTGTGTGCCTGTTTTTATTGATAATGATGTCAACCTTATGGCGCTAGGAGAAGCGCGCCGAGGAGCAGGCGTTGGGGTAGATAACTTGGCTTATTTCAACATTGGCACTGGAATAGGCGGTGGAATCATTATTAATGGAAAGCTATATCGAGGTTGTGGCAATGCTGCGGAGTTCGGGCATCAAATAATTCTCCCAAATGGACCCAAATGCCTTTGCGGAAGATGGGGTTGCTTGGAAGCCTTAGCCTCTGGTACTTCAATTGCACGTCGAACACGAGAGTATCTAATGGAAAATTCGGATTCAAAGATTTTAAATTATGCTAAAGATATTGCTTCAGTAACGGCGGAAGATGTGGCGAAAGCTTCAAATGATGGTGATAAGCTTGCACTTCAAATTTGGCAGGAAACCGGTGAGTACATAGGTTTAGGTGTTTCGAATGTAATCAACATTCTCAACCCTAGGATGGTAATTATTGGCGGCGGGGTTATGAAGGTAGGCAATTTGCTTCTCCACCAAATCAAAGAAACAGTCCAAGCAAGGGCGATGAAGCAGCTAGTGGACGATGTTGTCATTGTAAAAGGAGCTCTTGAGGACCAGGCGGGGGTAATTGGCGCTCTTTACCTTGCAAAAGAAGAAGAATAG
- a CDS encoding methyltransferase domain-containing protein, with amino-acid sequence MKPKLLNQTLNERDPFDIFKPTRLEIEGYLRDVKIGNKWLGGTSVIMRHLTHLISSYPTRQPIRILDLATGLADIPMSIVRWARRQGIAVCITAVDKNPIVVELARQYVRSYPEIAIYQQDILQLPFKEGSFDFITCSQIIHHLSKDDVILLLHSANQIALQGIVVSDLRKRTLCILAADIGALFIKNKLSKYDLQLSFRSAFSPTELLDIAHEAGLPHVSLHFHGPCRIAMVVDKKMLINQQ; translated from the coding sequence ATGAAACCAAAACTTTTAAACCAAACGTTGAATGAACGAGACCCTTTCGATATCTTCAAACCTACGCGCTTAGAAATTGAGGGCTATCTAAGAGATGTCAAAATTGGGAACAAATGGCTTGGTGGAACTTCTGTTATTATGAGGCATCTAACTCACTTAATTAGCTCCTATCCCACCAGACAGCCAATTAGAATACTAGATCTTGCCACCGGTCTTGCCGATATACCAATGTCAATTGTGCGGTGGGCTAGGCGCCAAGGAATCGCAGTATGCATCACGGCTGTGGACAAAAACCCCATTGTTGTCGAACTTGCTCGCCAGTATGTCCGCTCATACCCAGAAATTGCAATTTACCAACAAGATATACTTCAGTTGCCTTTCAAGGAAGGCTCTTTTGACTTTATCACATGTTCACAAATTATTCATCATCTATCCAAAGATGACGTTATCCTGTTACTCCACTCTGCAAACCAAATCGCGCTTCAAGGTATCGTCGTCTCAGATCTTCGCAAAAGGACTTTATGCATACTTGCCGCCGATATAGGAGCGCTATTTATTAAAAATAAACTTAGCAAATACGACCTGCAACTATCATTCCGTAGCGCCTTTTCTCCGACAGAGCTATTGGATATTGCACATGAGGCTGGGCTTCCGCATGTAAGCCTTCATTTTCATGGGCCATGCAGAATTGCCATGGTGGTCGACAAAAAGATGTTGATTAATCAACAATGA
- the ald gene encoding alanine dehydrogenase: protein MIIGTPKEIKDNEYRVALVPAGVEQLVEMGHKVLIERDAGQGTGITDDEYRKAGAEIVDSATEVWSRADFIVKVKEPLPQEFPMIKQGQIIFTYFHFAADKNLTLAMVRSGAICMAYETIQLPDGSLPLLTPMSEIAGRMAVLEGAKYLERPMLGRGILLSGVPGVEPAHVVILGGGIVGANAAKIAAGIGANVTILDVDLERLRYLDDVMPRNVTTLHSNRYTIREKLKQADLLIGAVLLRGARAPILVTRSMLKLMKPGAVIVDVAVDQGGCVETIRPTTHSNPTYVVDGIVHYGVTNMPGAVAGTSTYALTNETLPYVVKLANLGYPKALLEDSALRAGLNIAFGKVVLKPIAEQYNLPYMPAEEVLGEIKSA, encoded by the coding sequence ATGATAATTGGAACGCCAAAAGAGATAAAAGACAACGAGTATCGCGTGGCTCTTGTGCCGGCTGGGGTGGAGCAGTTAGTTGAAATGGGCCACAAAGTGCTTATTGAACGTGATGCTGGCCAAGGGACGGGCATTACCGATGATGAATATCGAAAAGCTGGAGCTGAAATAGTTGACTCAGCTACTGAAGTGTGGAGCCGAGCGGATTTTATTGTCAAAGTAAAAGAGCCACTTCCTCAGGAATTTCCGATGATTAAACAAGGGCAGATAATTTTTACGTATTTTCACTTCGCTGCAGATAAGAATTTAACGCTTGCAATGGTAAGGAGTGGCGCAATCTGCATGGCGTATGAGACAATCCAACTGCCTGACGGTTCGCTACCACTCCTTACGCCGATGAGCGAAATTGCCGGCCGCATGGCGGTTCTGGAGGGCGCGAAGTATTTGGAGCGACCAATGCTTGGTCGTGGTATCCTTCTCTCCGGCGTTCCTGGCGTTGAACCTGCACATGTGGTTATCCTTGGCGGTGGCATAGTTGGAGCAAACGCAGCCAAGATTGCCGCTGGAATTGGTGCGAATGTTACTATTTTGGACGTAGATCTCGAGCGCCTGCGATATCTTGATGACGTCATGCCTAGAAACGTAACAACGCTTCATTCTAACCGCTATACAATTCGGGAGAAACTAAAGCAGGCAGATCTTTTAATCGGGGCTGTTTTATTAAGAGGCGCGCGAGCGCCGATATTGGTAACGCGGTCAATGCTCAAGCTAATGAAACCTGGTGCAGTAATCGTAGATGTTGCAGTTGATCAAGGTGGATGCGTTGAAACTATTCGCCCAACCACTCACAGCAATCCAACTTACGTTGTTGACGGAATTGTTCACTATGGGGTCACAAACATGCCTGGTGCGGTGGCTGGGACTTCAACTTATGCTCTTACAAATGAGACACTGCCTTATGTAGTCAAGCTTGCGAATTTGGGTTATCCAAAGGCACTGCTGGAAGATTCAGCGCTTAGAGCTGGCCTAAATATCGCTTTTGGTAAAGTTGTTCTAAAGCCAATTGCTGAACAGTATAACTTGCCTTACATGCCTGCTGAGGAGGTGCTAGGCGAAATTAAAAGCGCTTAA
- a CDS encoding PD-(D/E)XK nuclease family protein — protein MGGTKVLSWSLSRARMFEECPRRYYYTFYLAPLGIYEDAPEEAKLAYEMKFIKSLDMWIGDVVHQTIQWMLEQSREGKIVNVEDARAEIMRRLRQGWQGSRNQLWRKNPPDVYPNLFEHYYNLEVNNATKERLKNKALTSITNFAESEILEKINQTPADRWLPIDKNASFYMDGILMYVKFDFALKDGKRILVYDWKTGSASPYESRQLACYAMYTSSTWNAPIENIAVCPTRLHPDFHCLENTVSFEEIEDTKAYLKQSFEAMVSSLQDSARNIAVMDDFPPTCNLHCCLKCSFKGICELGKYASGDLDDLIEIQDAE, from the coding sequence ATGGGTGGAACAAAAGTTCTAAGTTGGTCGCTGTCACGCGCTAGAATGTTTGAGGAATGCCCAAGGCGTTACTACTATACTTTCTACCTCGCACCCTTAGGCATCTATGAAGATGCACCCGAAGAAGCAAAACTTGCATATGAAATGAAGTTCATTAAAAGCCTTGATATGTGGATTGGTGATGTCGTGCATCAAACTATTCAATGGATGTTGGAACAATCACGGGAAGGCAAAATCGTCAATGTAGAAGATGCCCGCGCAGAAATTATGCGTAGGCTAAGGCAAGGCTGGCAGGGTTCACGTAATCAACTTTGGCGCAAAAATCCACCAGATGTATATCCCAATCTTTTCGAGCATTATTATAATCTTGAAGTCAACAACGCAACAAAAGAAAGGCTTAAAAACAAAGCACTCACCAGCATTACAAACTTCGCTGAATCAGAAATCCTAGAGAAAATCAACCAGACTCCCGCTGATAGATGGCTTCCGATAGATAAGAATGCAAGTTTTTACATGGACGGAATTCTCATGTATGTTAAGTTCGACTTTGCGCTCAAAGATGGCAAACGCATTCTTGTTTACGATTGGAAGACTGGCAGTGCTTCCCCATATGAAAGCAGGCAACTTGCATGTTATGCGATGTATACGTCTTCAACGTGGAATGCACCAATTGAGAATATAGCTGTATGCCCTACCCGTCTCCACCCAGATTTCCATTGTTTAGAAAACACAGTTAGCTTTGAGGAGATAGAAGATACAAAAGCATATCTCAAACAAAGCTTCGAAGCTATGGTGAGCTCTCTTCAAGATTCTGCGCGTAATATCGCAGTAATGGACGACTTTCCACCAACTTGCAATCTACACTGCTGTCTCAAATGTTCTTTCAAAGGAATTTGCGAATTAGGAAAGTATGCTTCCGGCGATTTAGATGATTTAATTGAAATTCAAGACGCAGAATAA
- a CDS encoding superoxide dismutase: MAHELPPLPYDYNALEPYYSEELLRLHHDKHHAAYVAGLNAAEEKIQSMLKSGDFSNINCLVNDLAFHGSGHILHSIFWTNMKPNGGGMPDGILADAINANFGNFEAFKNLFSATNNAIQGSGWTILAYNPMFDKLVILGAEKHENRTQWGVVPLLVCDAWEHAYYLQYQNKRPEWTKAFIEHLVNWDNVAERLRMAKASAMAEVR, from the coding sequence ATGGCACATGAACTGCCACCACTGCCCTATGATTACAATGCCCTCGAACCATACTATAGCGAGGAATTGCTCCGCCTTCATCATGATAAGCATCATGCAGCATACGTTGCAGGGCTAAACGCAGCCGAAGAAAAAATCCAGTCAATGCTTAAATCAGGTGATTTCTCCAATATTAATTGCCTAGTTAATGACCTTGCGTTCCACGGGTCAGGCCACATCCTTCATTCGATATTTTGGACAAACATGAAGCCCAACGGTGGAGGAATGCCAGATGGCATCCTAGCTGATGCCATTAACGCTAATTTTGGCAACTTCGAAGCGTTCAAGAACCTGTTTTCTGCCACCAACAATGCTATCCAAGGCTCTGGCTGGACTATACTTGCATATAATCCCATGTTCGACAAACTTGTGATACTTGGCGCAGAAAAGCACGAGAATCGAACACAATGGGGTGTGGTTCCGCTTCTTGTCTGCGATGCTTGGGAACATGCTTATTATCTTCAATATCAAAACAAGCGTCCTGAATGGACAAAAGCATTTATCGAACACCTTGTCAATTGGGACAACGTCGCAGAACGCCTGCGCATGGCAAAAGCCTCTGCAATGGCAGAAGTTCGGTAA